acccatcttccgtgttctggctgagggaagattgttctcatccaagattttacaatacatggccctggcCATTGGCCCTTCAATGCAGCAAATTTGACCTATACCAAagtataatgtttccacctccatgcttgactgtagggatggtgttcttaggatcatagttatcatttttcttcctccaaacatggcaagTCGAATCAATGCCAAAGAGCTACATTTTAGTCTcacctgaccacagcactttctcccaatccttctctgaatcattggaaaacttcagatgggcctgtccatgtgccttcttgaggagggggaccttgccGGCActacaggatttcaatccatggtggtgtattgtgttaccaatggtttatttggtgactgtggtcccaactgccttgagatcattcacaagctcctcccatgtagttctaggctgatccctcacttttcttatgatcatccttaccccacgAGGCAAAATCTTGGATGGAGCTACAGACCGAGGGCGATTGATTGGCATTTTGCATTTCtttcatttgcgaataatcgctctaacagttgtctccttcccactaagcttcttgctgatggtcttgtagtcgattccagccttgtgcaggtctacaatcttgtccctgacgtcctttgacagctctgtGGTCTTGCCCATGgtggtgaggtttgaatggaacaAAGAGATTCTTGGGATAGATGTCTTGTATACACATAATGAGTTGTTGTTAGGAGCTACCTTCTTAAATTGTCAGGATTAACCtttgtaccacatgagcacatactgtagccagtctgtgggagacagaattattgttggttgaaaggggatcaaatacttattttactcacggAACTACACCTCAATCTAtagcatttgtatcatgtgtttttttctggatttttggttgatattttgtctctatcatttaaaatacacctaacttacaaaatctgcagaggaTCAATTTTTCCACTGTATATGGGTACATCTAGGTGTCTACTGCACATATGGTAACAGTTTAGAATGTTAAAGTGAACACAAGTTCACTTTAATTGTAGAAACAAATTGGCTTTAGGGTACTATGTCAGATGCGCTTTGTCATAAGATCACCAAGCAGCTGCAGGAAGCCACAATAGATAGAATTAATTGTGATTGGTGATTGCCAATATCTTTCTGTATGGTAAGTTTTCTTTGGAAGCATTGACAACAAGTTAGAGAAGCATGTGTATTTAGTAATCACCATATAATCTTTACAGTAACTTCAAGCCTTGTGGTGATTGTACATCAAATACAAATGCAACTCAGAGCTTTAGGAATTACAACCCAAGCTCCAGTCTGCATATACCCTCACCAGCAACACATAGGGCATATTATTCATAACAAAATGAAGCAAAACTTACAGATATATCAGTTATTAGATTGGATTTAATTAAAAATAGAAATCTACCATCTACTACTGACCATCCCTAGCAATAACATATAGGGGTCTGATTCTACCACAAACCTTAGGTAAGCATTGTATGGACATTCGTCTTGGTTTTATTTACATTACTTTGTGTCCCACAGTCAGATGAAATGGCGCTCAAAGAGTACTATTGTACCAGAATAAGTGTTATGCAATTCTAGATTTCACTGGCAGATGACTCTCAGGTAAAACCCCAAATACCAGTTTCCAGGAAGTTGCAAAAAGTGGAGACCCCTATATGTTACTACATGGTCCTGCCAAAAGCTTATGGAAGATTACCTTCTAAAACAGAAATCCTGttttgaattataaaaaaagtaaaaacatccTTTGGTTGCATAGACAAAATTaccgttcatttttttttttacagttataaTCTATTTGCTTTAATATCCAATATTAACGTCAcataatttttgttatttttttaactattttttgaaCTGGCAATTCACAAATGATATTTTGTTTAATTGTGTTAACAATATCATTCACTATGTGTTATAAACTGTTCAGTTGTACAAGACATAATTCTTTCTTTTGTCCCTGGCTGCAACGAGCTGTTTCCTAAATAACACAATAATTACAGTATATAATGCTGTACAGTGCTTTCTGTGTGTAGTATAATATATAGAATTTAAAGAAGCAGTCCACATAAAAATACCCTTATTAAGCATTAAAATATATAAGTGAGTATGGACGGTCAAGGAGTACTTGTGTAATCACTGCTGAGGAGTGCTATATGACACtgatatttaattaattttttattacgGATTTTAGCAAACATCTTATGAACAAACTACACTTCAATAGAAGGGAAGGGAATCTCTTGTTTATGTGGGTCCCCTCGTAAGCGCAATAAGTGACTGCCACTTTAACAAACTTATATTATACTACAAACTGTACAGAACGTGTTGCCCGGCTAACTGCTTGCAAGAACACATGGAATAAGCTGACATTTATACATAGAACTAGTGCAAAGATGTACAGCTCAGGGAAACTAACACTTATGAACACTTGACGTTTAATTAAAGGGCCAATAAACTAAAATGTACTAGCTCTTTTATATAAAAGTGTTTTAATAACATTCACTAATAAATATGGAAAAATGTGGAGCTAATAAGAGTTTCAAATATCTTGGATGAAAGTGGTATCGTGATATTTTGCTATACAGAAAATAATTCATGTCTAGTAAACAGGTTGAAGAACACTGTCATGGCATAACATCCTTTATCTTCAAATTGCAGCCTCAAGGGGATCAAAGATCTTAATTTCTGTACAGATTTGTGAacttttacacatttttacacATCTATATTTATGAATGCTATTAGTACACTTTCTATACATAAACTCCTTGTTTTAGATTAACTTGGTCCTTTAAACCATGTATGCTGCTATAGGCCTGTAACTGTCCGTTAGCAACAAAAGAgttaatgaacaaaaaaatagcttgttttgttttaaaatgtttcacCACAATCATCTACGGGACAAATGGGTTATCAAAACTTGTCATCGTCTTTAATTCTGTGAAAGTCTTAGTGCTCTCTTTTAAGGAAGAATGATCAGAGTTCAAATTTTCCTCCAGGTTATAGTGCCTTGCTTTCCAATGCTTCCAGCCCTTGGGAACCTCCATTAGGACACTGCTGTGTAATGCAACAGGCGGTAGTGGAGGTGGAGTCATGAAATGACTAGAGTCAGTTTCCCCAATGGCACTTACATTCTCTACAGGGCTTGGAGTGCAAACATTCTGGGGTATGACCTCTGTAACACCACTGTTGTAAGACAACAGTGGAGCCTCACAGTCATCAAAAGTAGGGGGGAAACTTTCAGGCATGCTTACAGATCTTCTTTCTCCAGTCGTTTTAGgatcattacaaatgctacttgcAGCACCACCCCAGGTGCATATTTCTGCAGCAGATGGTTGTAAGTCTTTTCGCTCCCTATGCTTTAGTCCCCTGAAATAGTGTTTCTTTTGGTGCATCACAAGGGCGGCAGCAGTCTTGCAAACTTTGGAACACTGCGCACAAACAAACCCCTTTTCACTCtgctcttctaaatgtttttgttcaTGATTATTTCTTGAAGTAAGGTAGAGAAATTGCTGTGAGCAGAACTTACAGTCATACATtttttctccagtgtgaatcctctcatgttttttcaaagttttatgcaACAAAAATGTCTTTTTGCAATATTGACATGTGAAGTTTTTCCCAACCTGATGGATACGTTCATGCTTGCTTAAGTTCCCAGGAAAGGAGAAGCATTTTCCACATACCTTGCATGGGTAAGGTTTCTCTCCAGTATGACAACGCATGTGAACCTTCAGTGTTGAAGGATTCCTAAAGGATTTTTGACATAGCTCACAAAAGGAAGCCTTAGTGTCCATCTGCCACCGTGGTGTAGCAACCATTCCTTGCTCAACTTCCTCCTCTTGTTCAGATGTCTTTTCCTGTTCAACTGATTTTTCGGAGGGACAGTCAAAATCAAATGTTTCTGGAGAGTCTTCTGCACCATTTGTATTTTCGTCAATGGCCTCTCCAGATGATTTTGTGTCAACTTCACTTACATTTTCGTCAGTAGGTCTGGGTCtgctgtgttttttccttttcttcaatTTCCTGAATTTCTTAAAGTGCTTTGATTTCTTTTTGGGCTTATAGTTGTAGTAAGGTCTCCATGGTTTGTCAGACACGTCTTGGTCACTAGCATCATCACACATCTCCTCCATTTGGAGACTATCTGATCTCCGAAGTCGAATGGAGCATCTTTCTTTCTTGTCATCATCTGAATCCATCCATGCTCCCTCAGGCTCTGCATGTTTTGGTCTTCCACTCTTCCTAAAGAACAGAGATGAACCAGAGATTTGCCTTTTCACCAAAGCTTCACTTCCAATTTTAACTGTGATTTGGCAAAGAGGAGCAATTCCACTATTAACAAGAGTTCCAGGTAGGGCTGGTTTGGCTATGTATGTTTCTGTTTTATTCCCTTCACGAAtaacacttttattatttttagatgAAGGTGCAGGAAGAGATAATTCCTGCTCATCCTGATGAGCATCACCATTTTTGTACCCTATGGGGGATTGCACCTCTGTATTTGCCTCAGTTGCTTCAGGGTTACTTTCTTGGCTGGTATCTATTTCAGGTGAAACAATGGTTCGGCTGGGATTCCACCCTGTCCCATTTGCAGCTGTACCAGTTATTGCATTACCATGCATTATCACAGAGGAAACTCTGCTGCTGTGCATGATCACTGAGGGTGCAGAATTGCTAGCATTAATAACAGATGGAATATTCTTATTTTCATTCAATTGTGGACCAGGTGCACTGCCACTCTGCTTCAATGTTAAGGCTGAAACATGTGAAGGAGAATTAACTTTACCAACAGTCAAGACATTTGTGTTTTTGTCAGATTGTGTTATATCAAAAGGCCAAGTCTCCTGGGTCGTTGTTGAATTTGTCACATTCTGTGATGGAGCATCTAATGTGCTAGAAAATGGCTCCTGGCTGTTCAAAGAGAATGGTTGTGAATTGAGAGCATTCTGAACAGCTGTGGGTGTGGTAAAGGAATTTTGAACTTGAAAGTGTGCTGCTGAAGCTGTTCTAGGGGTTTTCAGTGGGGGTCTTTTACACTTCATGGGTAAAAGTCTATATAGTTTGTAAGGATAGATGCTTGGCTTGAGGCCCCTGTTTGCTTTACTTCCTACCCCCAATCTTGGGTCAATGCCATGGGAAGATTTCTGATGATTTTTAAGGATATAGTAAGTCATGAATGTTTCTAGGCAAAATATGCACTGATATCTTCGGTCCCCGGTGTGCCAGATTTCATGTTTGGTTCTATATTCAGCTAAGGCAAATACCTTGTTGCAATAATGGCAAGGGTATGACTTCCTCCATGAGTGGACATTTGAATGCCGTCGAAGACTGGATAGAGTTAAATAATTTCTTTTGCATACAATGCAGACATAAAATATTTTATCATCTACTATTTTAACAAAGTGGTCTGTTGCAGATGAGGAGCCATTTGTCAGAGCATTCTGGTTAGTTGTAGATTCTGTAGGAGTGCAGTAGTTCTCTGTTGAGGCACCTTGTGAAAGATTGTTGGGTATCCTCAAATCTCTGTCCATGTGCACAACCTTAAAACAGATTTGTTCATGCCGCTGTAGGCGTTTAAAGTGTGCAAATTCTTTGCTGCAGTTTTTGCAGTGTAAAGTCACATGGTGCTTTTTAGGAAGAGGATATAGACCAGCATCACAGAAAGACTGGGTGTCAGGTGGGTTACCAGGGGGAAGTTGTGGTAAGGTGCTTTCTTCTTCCCTTTGGCTGTAGAATTCAGTTTGGTTGGCGGTTTGCTCAGAAGAGCAACTCACACTATTAGAGGTACAAGTCTGAATGATTGCTTGTGGGTTAACACACTGAGGTTCTAACACCAGCATGCTGTTGGCTGACTTGGTTTCCTGGCTGGTAGAAACTGTACCAGGAGTTGTGCATTCCTGATCCCTTGTATGGCTACCTTTATTGCCATGGTCAAATACAGAGTCTCTTTTGTATGATGCATCACCAGAAGACACTGCATAGGAGTGCTCAGCCAAAGTGTTTACTGGCTCTCCATCATTACAGACCCCATTCTCACAGTTACCACCATTATGCACCTCTTCAGTGGAGCCTGTGCTCTTTTTAAAATTTGCTCTTAGATCAAGAGGAGAAAAGCCATTTGCTTCAGTTTCCAAAATAGAAAAGGCATTGGTGATTCTTGGTCCATTAGCAATAGCCGGGTCATCTCCCTTTTTGTCCACACTCTCTGATTTCAGTCCGTTTTCTCCTCGATAAAATGCAAGTGGCGCATTTCCTTCAGGTTCAGTTGAGCAAGCAACTGCAGTAGACTTTTTGGAAGCTTTGATGTTTTCTAAAAAGGTTATGCCTAGCTTTTTACCAGCATCTACAAGATCAGTCAGGGTCTCCTTTTTCTTCACAGCAATCTTTGAGCTGTAAATAAAGTTCAATATCTCAGTAAATGTGTCTGCTTTCAAGTCATTGAGCTCCAAGACATGTCCCTGTATT
The sequence above is drawn from the Rana temporaria chromosome 4, aRanTem1.1, whole genome shotgun sequence genome and encodes:
- the ZBTB38 gene encoding zinc finger and BTB domain-containing protein 38 is translated as MCTSEDIADSLHGENLLCNLNEQRMQGFLCDVTIVVEDTKFKAHRNILAASSLYFRNHFRSQSILIQGHVLELNDLKADTFTEILNFIYSSKIAVKKKETLTDLVDAGKKLGITFLENIKASKKSTAVACSTEPEGNAPLAFYRGENGLKSESVDKKGDDPAIANGPRITNAFSILETEANGFSPLDLRANFKKSTGSTEEVHNGGNCENGVCNDGEPVNTLAEHSYAVSSGDASYKRDSVFDHGNKGSHTRDQECTTPGTVSTSQETKSANSMLVLEPQCVNPQAIIQTCTSNSVSCSSEQTANQTEFYSQREEESTLPQLPPGNPPDTQSFCDAGLYPLPKKHHVTLHCKNCSKEFAHFKRLQRHEQICFKVVHMDRDLRIPNNLSQGASTENYCTPTESTTNQNALTNGSSSATDHFVKIVDDKIFYVCIVCKRNYLTLSSLRRHSNVHSWRKSYPCHYCNKVFALAEYRTKHEIWHTGDRRYQCIFCLETFMTYYILKNHQKSSHGIDPRLGVGSKANRGLKPSIYPYKLYRLLPMKCKRPPLKTPRTASAAHFQVQNSFTTPTAVQNALNSQPFSLNSQEPFSSTLDAPSQNVTNSTTTQETWPFDITQSDKNTNVLTVGKVNSPSHVSALTLKQSGSAPGPQLNENKNIPSVINASNSAPSVIMHSSRVSSVIMHGNAITGTAANGTGWNPSRTIVSPEIDTSQESNPEATEANTEVQSPIGYKNGDAHQDEQELSLPAPSSKNNKSVIREGNKTETYIAKPALPGTLVNSGIAPLCQITVKIGSEALVKRQISGSSLFFRKSGRPKHAEPEGAWMDSDDDKKERCSIRLRRSDSLQMEEMCDDASDQDVSDKPWRPYYNYKPKKKSKHFKKFRKLKKRKKHSRPRPTDENVSEVDTKSSGEAIDENTNGAEDSPETFDFDCPSEKSVEQEKTSEQEEEVEQGMVATPRWQMDTKASFCELCQKSFRNPSTLKVHMRCHTGEKPYPCKVCGKCFSFPGNLSKHERIHQVGKNFTCQYCKKTFLLHKTLKKHERIHTGEKMYDCKFCSQQFLYLTSRNNHEQKHLEEQSEKGFVCAQCSKVCKTAAALVMHQKKHYFRGLKHRERKDLQPSAAEICTWGGAASSICNDPKTTGERRSVSMPESFPPTFDDCEAPLLSYNSGVTEVIPQNVCTPSPVENVSAIGETDSSHFMTPPPLPPVALHSSVLMEVPKGWKHWKARHYNLEENLNSDHSSLKESTKTFTELKTMTSFDNPFVP